The following are encoded in a window of Strix aluco isolate bStrAlu1 chromosome 15, bStrAlu1.hap1, whole genome shotgun sequence genomic DNA:
- the MEIOB gene encoding meiosis-specific with OB domain-containing protein, translating to MAYSSSTRDFVALSDLHPNLAHPNVIGVVIGKTDVRGFPDRKNIGSERYTFSFTIRDSPTYFINVHSWGREDYIRSLSQSFRVGDCVTIENPLVQSKEAEREEKFNPVTPSRYKLLLSENHSTVKMSSCYETDMKLLSLLHLPVKDPQDYYSLGDIIANGQSLDGRILNVLAAVMSVGEPKYFTTSDKRKGQRCEVKLYDETEMSFPIVCWDNESIQLAQSWIPRETVIFASDVRINFDKFRNCMTATVISKTIITTNPETAEANVLFSFVKECAQTGALHDKMEEHSKGSVNLETIADVYTVEQLKEKALQSDGKLEPLYGIIYGYISTLDIDDNISKVIRNRCSICRFIVNEMSNTCTFCSDVSPDSKSTFASFDILVDLTDHTGTLYSCYLSDCVAEETLGCTVHEFLTLADDKKTALKWKILLERSKIYFKVTLSPSWRTGLKVNVLSCRLADPTEGSQSQSLLEQETGNKRLHY from the exons ATGGCTTATTCTAGTTCAACACGGGACTTTGTTGCACTTTCAGATCTGCATCCAAATCTTGCTCATCCT aATGTAATCGGTGTGGTTATTGGGAAAACAGATGTCAGAGGCTTTCCAGACAGAAAAA ACATTGGTTCTGAAAGATACACCTTCAGTTTTACTATTCGTGATTCACCAACTTATTTTATAAATGTACATTCTTGGGGCAGAGAAGACTATATTAGATCACTTTCACAAAGCTTTAGAGTCGGTGACTGTG ttacAATTGAAAATCCTTTAGTTCAGTCAAAGGAAgcggaaagggaagaaaaattcaaCCCTGTAACTCCTAG CCGCTACAAGTTATTGCTCAGTGAAAATCATTCAACGGTCAAAATGTCTTCATGTTATGAAACGGACATGAAACTACTTTCTCTGTTGCATCTGCCTGTCAAGGACCCTCAGGATTATTATTCACTGGGTGATATCATTGCAAATGGACAAAGCCTCGATGGGAGAATCCTGAATGTGCTTGCTGCTGTAATGTCA GTTGGGGAGCCAAAATATTTTACGACTTCAGACAAAAGAAAAGGTCAGAGGTGTGAAGTAAAGCTGTATGATGAAACAGAGATGTCTTTTCCAATAGTATg ttggGATAATGAATCTATCCAGCTTGCACAGAGTTGGATCCCACGAGAAACAG TAATATTTGCATCAGATGTGAGAATAAATTTTGACAAATTTAGGAACTGTATGACTGCAACTGTGATATCAAAAACCATCATTACCACTAACCCAG aaacagcagaagcaaatgTTCTCTTCAGCTTCGTAAAAGAGTGTGCACAGACGGGAGCTCTGCATGATAAAATGGAGGAGCACTCAAAAGGCTCTGTTAACT tggAGACAATAGCTGATGTTTATACCGTggaacagctgaaggaaaaagcTTTACAGAGTGATGGGAAACTTGAACCACTCTATGGCATTATTTATGGCTACATTTCTACACTGGACATTGATGATAATATATCCAAAGTTATTCGCAACAGATG TTCAATATGCCGTTTCATAGTGAATGAAATGTCAAACACATGCACTTTCTGCAGTGATGTGTCTCCAGATTCAAAGTCAACTTTTGCAAGCTTTGACATACTCGTTGATCTGACAGATCACACAGGCACTCTTTATTCTTGTTACCTGTCTGACTGTGTAGCTGAGGAAACATTAGGCTGCACA GTCCACGAATTCCTCACTCTAGCAGATGACAAGAAGACTGCattgaaatggaaaattcttttgGAACGaagcaagatttattttaaa